A window from uncultured Desulfobacter sp. encodes these proteins:
- a CDS encoding DUF362 domain-containing protein: MTKVALCKCPDYDEKNVASAVDRAVGLCGGMEQFVRPGQRVLLKPNLLSAAPLDRRVTTDPAVVRAVGKLVLKAGGRVVIGDSPAIDKVSRIARVTGMNDVAAELGADLVEFSRPILSGTPDGSVYQALELDETVLSADVVINLPKVKTHCMMLLTLGVKNLFGAVVGPRKSQWHMHAGADRMAFADLLLDISRTIKPALTIIDGVWGMQGRGPNNGTPCHLGFIGASCDPLAMDLALAPLLGVHPASFPLYHAAVRRGLVRKDGADTRMVGDDPDGFIPKNFQLPVLESAMPVPGVVSGLVRRHLTSRPVQDPDLCRDCGKCAEVCPPGCLRFVAPRKAAIDHLTCIRCYCCQEVCPANAIHFKTGALVGIVERLRAIIPQ, encoded by the coding sequence ATGACCAAGGTCGCCCTTTGTAAATGTCCCGATTATGATGAAAAAAATGTGGCCTCTGCCGTGGACCGGGCCGTGGGGTTGTGCGGGGGCATGGAACAGTTTGTCCGTCCGGGACAGCGGGTGCTCCTCAAGCCCAATCTGCTCAGTGCCGCCCCTTTGGACCGGCGGGTGACCACGGATCCCGCTGTGGTGCGTGCCGTGGGAAAACTGGTATTAAAGGCCGGCGGCCGGGTCGTCATCGGCGACAGTCCGGCCATTGACAAGGTTTCTCGCATTGCCCGGGTTACCGGCATGAACGATGTGGCTGCCGAGCTTGGGGCTGATCTGGTTGAGTTCAGTCGGCCCATACTTTCCGGAACGCCTGACGGGTCGGTGTACCAGGCCTTGGAGCTGGACGAGACTGTGTTGAGCGCGGATGTGGTCATCAACCTGCCCAAGGTGAAGACCCATTGCATGATGCTGTTGACCCTGGGTGTTAAAAATCTTTTCGGTGCGGTGGTGGGGCCGCGCAAAAGTCAGTGGCATATGCACGCCGGCGCAGACCGGATGGCATTTGCCGATCTCTTGCTGGATATCTCCCGGACCATCAAACCCGCCCTTACCATCATAGACGGGGTCTGGGGCATGCAGGGTCGGGGCCCCAATAACGGCACCCCCTGCCATTTAGGATTTATAGGGGCGTCCTGTGACCCCCTGGCCATGGATTTGGCCCTGGCGCCTTTGCTGGGTGTCCATCCGGCAAGTTTCCCGTTGTATCATGCGGCAGTCCGCAGGGGGCTTGTCAGGAAAGATGGGGCTGATACCCGGATGGTGGGTGATGATCCAGATGGATTCATCCCCAAAAACTTTCAATTGCCGGTATTGGAATCGGCCATGCCGGTGCCGGGTGTGGTTTCCGGACTCGTCCGAAGGCACCTGACCTCCCGGCCGGTCCAGGACCCTGACCTGTGCCGGGATTGCGGCAAATGCGCCGAGGTCTGTCCACCGGGATGCCTGCGGTTCGTTGCCCCACGCAAGGCCGCCATTGACCATTTGACCTGTATCCGCTGCTATTGCTGCCAGGAGGTCTGCCCGGCCAACGCCATTCATTTTAAAACAGGCGCACTGGTGGGTATTGTCGAGCGGTTACGTGCAATAATTCCCCAGTGA
- a CDS encoding efflux RND transporter permease subunit → MSEHNPVSQGSPGNSPKGALAWMAGNTVAANLLMAVFLVGGLFMAFNIKQEVFPEFSLDMVSVSVAYPGASPEEVESGIILAVEEAVRDIEGIDEITSQALEGRASITIEAIDGADVTRLWQEIKSEVDRIDTFPDEAEDPVITITSRQREVVRLALHGNAPETTMRDLADNIRDRFLSNPAITQVALEGVREREILVEISTNTLRRYGMTLADVADAVATASVELGGGAIKSGGGDILLRIKSRKDYALQYEKLPILTREDGSQLVLSDIAKVSESFEDSNEWASFNGQRAVTIAVYRVGKQTPTQVADATKEMLKTINADLPEGIHLSIVRDMSEIFAQRADLLLRNAYMGLGLVFLCLALFLEIRLAFWVSLGIPISFLGSFIFLSAIDFTINMVSMFAFIVTLGIVVDDAVVVGENIYHCRRQGMNFLDAAVQGAKSIAVPVFFSVVTNMVTFMPIMFIPGIMGKIFKSMPLVVVAVFGVSLIESLLILPAHLSHAGRPLFFPLNILEAWQARFSEKFETAVKSVYGRILSVLLAWRYTVFALGAALLLVTFGYVKSGNMGMVLFPKVESDYAFCEVYLPYGTPERTVRQMESLLVASAQKTVDENGKEALSTGIFSQVSENNIQVRIYLTTPEVRPVSTSDVIRIWREKTGRIPGVETISFESNRGGPGSGKALTIALSHRDAEILNRAGEDLAQQLDEYPIVSDIDDGSAQGKRQFDIVLTPAGHRMGLTSATIARKIRNAYQGIEAVKNQRGRNEVTVRVRIADAERISETAFENYVLNAPNGEIMLRDAIKIVKGRAYTEISRSNGRREIEVSANVTPQSQSENIIRDMKQEILPSLVKRYPGLSYEFKGKQADIKESVGALVRGLALALFCVFALLAIPFKSYFQPLIIMLCIPFGMIGAVAGHIIMGYSLSVMSLFGIVAMAGVVVNDSLVLIDFSNRLVRGGMPVAAAVRAAGIQRFRPILLTTLTTCGGLAPIITETSRQAKFLIPMAISLGFGIFFATLITLGLVPCLYLILEDIKSLFQSEKA, encoded by the coding sequence ATGTCTGAGCACAACCCGGTTTCCCAAGGGTCCCCAGGAAACAGCCCGAAGGGCGCGCTTGCCTGGATGGCCGGCAACACCGTGGCCGCCAATCTGCTCATGGCGGTATTTCTTGTGGGCGGCCTTTTCATGGCCTTTAACATCAAGCAGGAAGTGTTTCCTGAATTCTCCCTGGATATGGTGAGCGTTTCCGTGGCCTATCCCGGGGCCAGTCCCGAAGAGGTGGAGTCCGGCATTATTCTGGCCGTGGAAGAGGCGGTGCGGGATATTGAAGGTATTGATGAGATCACCTCCCAGGCATTGGAAGGCCGTGCGTCAATCACCATAGAGGCTATAGACGGGGCAGATGTCACACGCCTGTGGCAGGAGATTAAAAGCGAGGTGGATCGCATTGACACCTTTCCCGATGAGGCCGAAGATCCGGTGATCACCATTACCTCCCGCCAGCGGGAAGTGGTACGTTTGGCCCTTCACGGCAACGCGCCGGAGACCACCATGCGCGATCTTGCCGACAATATCAGAGACCGATTTTTGTCAAATCCGGCGATCACCCAGGTGGCCCTGGAAGGGGTCAGGGAGCGCGAGATTCTGGTGGAGATCTCCACCAATACCCTGCGGCGTTACGGCATGACCTTGGCCGATGTGGCCGATGCCGTCGCCACGGCGTCTGTGGAGTTGGGCGGCGGTGCCATTAAATCCGGTGGCGGGGATATCCTGCTGCGCATCAAATCGCGCAAAGACTATGCCCTGCAGTATGAAAAACTGCCCATTCTCACTCGGGAGGATGGGTCGCAGCTCGTATTGTCCGACATTGCCAAGGTCAGCGAAAGCTTTGAGGATTCAAACGAATGGGCCTCATTTAACGGCCAGCGGGCCGTCACCATTGCGGTCTACCGGGTGGGAAAACAGACGCCCACCCAGGTGGCCGACGCCACCAAAGAGATGCTGAAAACCATTAACGCGGATCTGCCCGAGGGCATTCACTTAAGCATTGTCAGGGATATGTCCGAAATTTTTGCCCAGAGGGCGGATCTTTTGCTGCGCAACGCTTATATGGGACTGGGGCTGGTATTTTTATGCCTGGCCCTGTTCCTTGAAATCCGCCTGGCCTTCTGGGTCAGTCTGGGCATCCCCATTTCATTTTTAGGCTCTTTTATTTTTTTATCCGCAATTGATTTTACCATCAATATGGTCAGTATGTTCGCCTTTATCGTTACCCTGGGCATTGTGGTGGATGATGCCGTGGTGGTGGGGGAAAACATCTACCATTGCCGCCGCCAGGGCATGAATTTTCTGGATGCGGCCGTCCAGGGGGCAAAAAGTATTGCCGTTCCCGTATTTTTTTCCGTGGTCACCAATATGGTCACATTTATGCCCATCATGTTTATTCCCGGCATTATGGGAAAAATATTTAAAAGCATGCCCCTGGTGGTGGTGGCTGTGTTTGGTGTCTCCTTAATCGAGAGTCTGCTGATCCTGCCGGCCCATTTGAGCCATGCCGGCCGCCCCTTGTTTTTTCCCTTGAATATTCTTGAGGCCTGGCAGGCAAGGTTTTCGGAGAAATTTGAAACTGCTGTCAAGTCCGTGTATGGCCGGATTCTGTCTGTACTTCTGGCCTGGCGGTATACGGTTTTCGCCCTGGGCGCTGCCCTGCTGCTGGTTACCTTTGGGTATGTCAAATCCGGGAACATGGGCATGGTTTTGTTTCCAAAAGTTGAATCCGATTACGCCTTTTGTGAAGTTTACCTGCCCTATGGCACGCCTGAGCGCACGGTCCGGCAAATGGAAAGCCTTCTGGTGGCATCGGCCCAAAAGACCGTGGATGAAAATGGAAAGGAGGCGTTGTCCACAGGGATTTTTTCCCAGGTCAGTGAAAACAATATCCAGGTGCGAATTTATTTGACTACCCCCGAGGTGCGCCCGGTGTCAACTTCCGATGTGATCCGGATCTGGCGGGAAAAAACCGGCCGGATTCCCGGGGTTGAGACCATCTCCTTTGAATCCAACCGGGGCGGTCCAGGCTCCGGAAAGGCCCTGACCATTGCCCTGAGTCACCGGGACGCGGAGATTTTAAACCGGGCCGGAGAAGACTTGGCCCAGCAACTGGATGAATATCCCATCGTATCGGACATTGACGACGGCTCTGCCCAGGGCAAACGGCAGTTTGATATCGTCTTGACCCCTGCAGGTCACCGTATGGGGCTGACGTCGGCAACCATTGCCCGCAAAATCCGGAACGCCTACCAGGGGATTGAGGCGGTGAAAAACCAGCGGGGACGAAATGAGGTCACGGTCCGGGTGCGGATTGCAGATGCTGAGCGTATTTCGGAAACCGCATTCGAAAATTATGTGCTCAATGCCCCAAACGGGGAGATCATGCTCAGGGATGCCATCAAAATCGTCAAAGGACGGGCCTACACCGAGATCAGCCGCAGCAACGGGCGGCGGGAAATTGAGGTTTCGGCCAATGTGACCCCCCAGTCCCAGTCCGAGAACATTATCCGAGATATGAAGCAGGAGATCTTGCCGTCCCTGGTGAAGCGGTATCCGGGCCTGTCATACGAATTCAAGGGAAAACAGGCGGATATCAAAGAGAGTGTGGGTGCGCTGGTCAGAGGCCTGGCCCTGGCGCTGTTCTGTGTGTTTGCCTTGCTGGCCATTCCCTTTAAAAGTTATTTTCAGCCCTTGATTATCATGCTGTGCATTCCCTTTGGCATGATCGGGGCTGTGGCCGGCCATATTATTATGGGGTATTCCCTTTCGGTGATGAGTCTGTTCGGCATTGTTGCCATGGCTGGGGTGGTGGTCAATGACTCTCTGGTGCTCATTGATTTTTCCAACCGCCTGGTGCGCGGGGGCATGCCCGTGGCGGCGGCGGTCCGGGCCGCCGGAATACAACGGTTCCGGCCTATTTTGCTGACCACCTTGACCACCTGCGGGGGGCTTGCGCCGATTATCACGGAAACATCGCGCCAGGCAAAGTTTCTGATTCCCATGGCCATCTCCCTGGGGTTCGGGATTTTCTTTGCCACCTTGATTACCCTGGGGCTTGTGCCTTGTCTTTACCTGATACTTGAGGACATTAAAAGTTTATTTCAAAGTGAAAAGGCATAA
- a CDS encoding efflux RND transporter periplasmic adaptor subunit → MNQSASHASLWKTLLKIILPLCLIALGVAGFWHYKSKAVKVKRKPAEKTAPVVEIIKVHPDRFTAQIRAMGTVRPDREVEIKSQVAGTVIQVAPEFVQGGLIRKGQTMVRIDPADYTLAVNKAQSALAQAQADFEIEKGQQQIAKEELKLMATMSTNEIQETGLVLRKPQLEQAKATVASAQSDLDSARLDLERTRITAPFHALVLSKQVDTGAMTAAQGTLATLVAVACYQVEVQVPMDRLDRIQVHEIHGSPARIRSLYAGREWDGRVVRITGAVTEQSRMAGVIIQVDDPLGLGPAKGRPAMLLDDHVEAIIEGQAFENVFSLPRTLVRENSSLWIYNDGRLEIRKVAPVWIENDRVFVQSGLSPGDLVISSDLPTPVSGMALTLAAQESR, encoded by the coding sequence ATGAATCAGTCTGCTTCACACGCGTCCCTGTGGAAAACCCTTTTAAAAATTATTTTGCCTCTATGTTTGATCGCCTTAGGTGTTGCCGGATTTTGGCACTATAAATCAAAAGCCGTGAAGGTCAAACGCAAACCTGCTGAGAAAACCGCGCCGGTGGTGGAGATTATTAAAGTGCATCCCGATCGGTTTACGGCACAGATCAGGGCCATGGGGACGGTCCGACCGGACCGGGAGGTGGAGATTAAATCCCAGGTGGCCGGCACGGTGATCCAGGTGGCCCCGGAATTTGTCCAGGGGGGATTGATCCGCAAAGGTCAGACCATGGTTCGCATTGATCCGGCGGATTATACCCTTGCCGTGAACAAAGCCCAGAGCGCCTTGGCCCAGGCCCAGGCCGACTTTGAAATTGAAAAGGGCCAGCAGCAGATTGCAAAAGAAGAGCTCAAGCTCATGGCCACAATGTCCACCAACGAGATACAAGAGACCGGTCTTGTGCTTAGAAAACCCCAGCTTGAGCAGGCTAAGGCCACTGTGGCAAGCGCCCAAAGCGATCTTGACTCCGCGCGCCTGGACCTGGAACGTACCCGAATAACAGCCCCCTTTCATGCCCTGGTGTTGTCCAAACAGGTGGATACAGGAGCCATGACTGCAGCCCAGGGAACCCTTGCCACCCTGGTGGCGGTGGCCTGCTACCAGGTGGAGGTCCAGGTGCCCATGGACCGTCTGGACCGGATTCAGGTCCATGAAATTCATGGCAGTCCGGCCCGGATTCGTTCCCTTTACGCGGGCCGGGAGTGGGATGGGCGTGTGGTGCGGATCACCGGCGCCGTTACCGAACAAAGCCGCATGGCAGGCGTGATTATCCAGGTGGATGACCCCTTGGGTCTCGGACCTGCCAAAGGTCGTCCGGCCATGTTGCTCGATGACCATGTGGAGGCGATCATCGAAGGACAGGCCTTTGAGAATGTGTTCTCCCTGCCCCGGACCCTGGTCCGGGAGAATTCCAGTTTATGGATATATAATGACGGACGCCTGGAGATCCGCAAGGTGGCGCCGGTGTGGATTGAAAATGACCGGGTGTTCGTTCAATCCGGGCTTTCCCCCGGTGACCTTGTCATCTCTTCTGATCTTCCCACACCGGTATCGGGCATGGCCTTGACCCTTGCTGCCCAGGAGAGCCGATAA